One window of Gilliamella sp. B3022 genomic DNA carries:
- a CDS encoding GntR family transcriptional regulator: MEYRDIAAKTDVEEKIRANLNIISDQSTERGLAKYFGVSRTTVRNALNDLAIEGYVFQNDKNLPCHKIFEINMLKMSSFSEEVQKHDDIQIKIKVLSNQIIKMPAELRAFFGSNDPLIRIIRQRFLNQDPLSYEITYLSSLKFKDLNQIDLNGISLYQFLKEHYHFTPNHGREEITYEAATDDKAKHLQVAEGTPIYKVSSYSFDNHFEPFEHTDQYLVGNRFRYHLSAKNIFNYEVTHQ, encoded by the coding sequence TTGGAATATCGTGATATTGCGGCAAAAACAGATGTTGAAGAAAAAATTCGAGCCAATCTCAACATAATTAGCGATCAATCGACAGAAAGAGGACTTGCCAAATACTTTGGTGTCAGTCGAACTACTGTACGCAACGCATTGAATGATTTAGCGATAGAAGGATATGTTTTTCAAAATGATAAAAACTTACCATGCCATAAAATTTTTGAAATTAATATGCTGAAGATGTCTTCATTTAGTGAAGAGGTCCAAAAACATGATGATATACAAATCAAAATAAAAGTACTTTCCAACCAAATAATTAAAATGCCTGCTGAATTAAGAGCATTCTTTGGTTCAAATGATCCGTTAATTAGAATTATTCGACAACGCTTTTTAAACCAAGATCCCCTTTCTTATGAAATTACATATTTATCATCGCTAAAATTTAAAGATTTAAATCAGATAGATTTAAATGGTATTTCTCTTTATCAATTTTTAAAAGAACATTACCATTTTACCCCAAACCACGGTAGAGAAGAGATTACTTATGAAGCAGCAACTGATGATAAAGCAAAACATTTACAAGTTGCTGAAGGTACACCAATTTATAAAGTATCAAGCTATAGTTTTGATAATCATTTCGAACCATTTGAACACACCGATCAGTATTTAGTTGGCAATCGATTTCGGTATCATTTATCGGCTAAAAATATCTTCAATTATGAGGTAACGCATCAATGA
- a CDS encoding L-cysteine desulfidase family protein produces the protein MEQQVVWKKLIQLVKHEVLPALGCTEPISLALASAVATKYIDKNSIRHIDAYVSPNLMKNGMAVTVPGTGMVGLPIAAAIGAIGGDAKAGLEVLKKITPKQINQAKTLLKEQKVTVHIANNNAAIYSEANIYTKTDHVRVCIEKSHTNIVLIEKNGEIIFKAENKTQDESKKDSIITQMSVKQIYEFATRCNFDDIEFILHSAELNDALSQEGLRRDYGLSIAATLNEQTKTGLLADDLLSKVIIRTTAASDARMGGATLPAMSNSGSGNQGITATMPVVVVADYLKATTEQLARALILSHTIAIYIHSKFPPLSALCAASTAAMGSAAGMAWLLGKGQYEPVDMAICSMIGDLSGIICDGASNSCAMKVSTSVSSSFKAVLMALNRIRVTGKEGIVCDSVEASIDNLGAIVSNSMKATDTQIINIMSHKA, from the coding sequence ATGGAACAACAAGTAGTGTGGAAAAAATTAATTCAATTAGTGAAACATGAAGTTTTACCTGCATTAGGTTGTACAGAGCCCATATCTCTTGCTTTGGCATCAGCGGTTGCTACTAAATATATTGATAAAAACAGTATCCGTCACATTGATGCTTATGTTTCACCAAATTTAATGAAAAATGGTATGGCAGTGACAGTGCCTGGTACAGGGATGGTTGGGTTACCTATTGCAGCAGCTATTGGCGCAATAGGTGGTGATGCCAAAGCAGGTCTTGAAGTACTAAAAAAAATTACACCGAAACAAATTAACCAAGCTAAAACGCTACTTAAAGAGCAAAAAGTCACTGTACACATTGCTAATAATAATGCAGCTATTTATTCTGAAGCCAATATTTACACTAAGACCGATCATGTTAGAGTATGTATCGAAAAATCACACACAAACATAGTGTTAATAGAAAAAAATGGTGAAATCATTTTCAAAGCAGAGAATAAAACACAAGACGAGTCTAAAAAAGATTCAATCATAACTCAGATGTCAGTCAAACAGATATATGAATTTGCAACACGCTGTAATTTTGATGATATCGAATTTATTTTACATTCTGCTGAATTAAACGATGCATTATCTCAAGAAGGATTAAGGCGAGATTATGGCTTAAGTATTGCCGCTACACTAAATGAACAAACAAAAACTGGCTTGTTGGCTGATGACCTGTTATCTAAAGTGATTATTCGCACAACTGCAGCATCCGATGCTCGAATGGGTGGTGCAACTTTACCTGCGATGAGCAATTCTGGTTCTGGAAATCAAGGTATTACCGCAACTATGCCCGTGGTGGTGGTTGCCGATTATTTAAAAGCAACAACAGAACAATTGGCTAGAGCACTCATTTTATCTCATACCATTGCAATTTATATTCATAGTAAATTCCCGCCTTTATCGGCACTTTGTGCTGCATCAACCGCAGCAATGGGCTCTGCCGCTGGTATGGCATGGTTACTTGGTAAAGGACAATATGAACCAGTAGATATGGCTATTTGTAGTATGATTGGTGATTTATCTGGTATTATTTGTGATGGAGCCTCCAATAGTTGTGCAATGAAAGTGTCAACTTCGGTATCTTCGAGTTTTAAAGCTGTTTTAATGGCATTAAATCGTATTCGAGTGACAGGTAAAGAAGGGATAGTTTGTGATAGCGTCGAGGCTTCAATTGATAATCTTGGAGCCATTGTTAGCAATAGTATGAAAGCAACCGACACACAAATCATTAATATTATGTCACATAAAGCTTAA
- a CDS encoding response regulator transcription factor — MNILLIDDDVELSQMLSEYLTNEGFNIKSVYLGKDAIDEALSGKYRAAILDVMLPDINGIDVLKSIRQQCNMPVIMLTAKGDNIDRVLGLELGADDYIPKPCYPRELLARLRAVLRRFDERTVELVDDKKYHFNGLTLDLPQRLCTWNGQVIDLTSTEFNLLVLLVKNSERVVTKEELSEVGLGRARELYDRSVDVHISNIRQKLYQVAQNDVTIETIRAVGYRIR; from the coding sequence ATAAATATTTTGTTAATTGATGATGATGTCGAATTATCACAGATGCTTAGTGAATATCTAACCAATGAAGGTTTTAATATCAAAAGTGTTTATTTGGGTAAAGATGCTATTGATGAAGCATTATCGGGGAAATATCGTGCTGCAATTCTAGATGTTATGTTGCCTGATATTAATGGTATTGACGTTCTTAAAAGTATACGTCAACAGTGTAATATGCCCGTTATCATGTTAACAGCTAAAGGCGACAATATTGATCGTGTGTTAGGTTTAGAATTAGGCGCAGACGATTATATCCCTAAGCCGTGTTATCCTCGTGAACTACTAGCCAGATTACGCGCAGTATTGCGTCGTTTTGATGAACGAACAGTTGAGTTAGTGGATGATAAAAAATACCATTTTAATGGCTTGACATTAGATTTACCTCAACGATTATGTACATGGAATGGACAAGTTATTGACTTAACATCGACTGAATTTAATTTATTAGTTTTACTCGTAAAAAATAGTGAACGAGTTGTGACTAAAGAAGAATTATCTGAAGTTGGACTTGGTCGCGCTAGAGAGCTTTATGATCGTAGTGTTGATGTCCATATCAGTAATATTCGTCAAAAATTATATCAAGTTGCCCAAAATGACGTGACAATTGAAACCATCAGAGCTGTAGGTTATCGTATTCGTTAA
- a CDS encoding ATP-binding protein produces the protein MNRRLFWKILVIFCVMFFLTFQLTWIAFSLYVEDKNRQVLNHMPTKVDMIAQLLHVAGEEDTLNFIAHLPERERVLLSIKLVSPQNDQVNILNDELESPNYMYQRSAVAPDGTLYSVSFKKEEINTQFQKILFNMPMPITLTGVLVGLTLSLTLAWNLTKPMRLLRQGFFRVSQGDLSVRLFDKLEYRHDEISEVGKDFDMMVEQLNILISDRQALLHDVSHELRTPLARLQLAIGLAQQNKQNIDTCLARIELESERLDQLIGEILKYSRSEMNNRNDEYFDLKDLLSVVINDANYEANHQSIDVHFIPSTINHSIVKGNSEQIRRAIENIIRNAIRFSQSGQAIEVSLKETNKYLQIEVKDRGPGVEWNKLSSIFEPFVRIQSPQLGKGYGLGLAIARKTVVMHNGTIKAANREGGGLVVTIYLPYWRKLQTIAPSNTRY, from the coding sequence ATGAATCGTCGATTATTTTGGAAAATACTTGTTATATTTTGTGTGATGTTTTTTCTTACCTTTCAGTTAACATGGATTGCTTTTTCGCTCTATGTAGAAGACAAAAATAGACAAGTTCTCAATCATATGCCGACTAAAGTCGATATGATTGCGCAATTATTGCATGTGGCTGGTGAAGAAGATACACTTAATTTTATTGCACATTTACCCGAACGAGAGCGAGTATTGCTGTCAATAAAATTGGTTTCTCCTCAAAATGATCAAGTTAATATCCTAAATGATGAATTAGAATCTCCGAATTATATGTACCAACGTTCGGCCGTTGCTCCTGATGGAACACTGTATTCTGTTTCGTTTAAAAAAGAAGAAATAAATACTCAGTTCCAAAAAATACTGTTTAATATGCCAATGCCTATTACACTAACGGGAGTTTTAGTTGGACTCACGTTAAGTCTTACTTTAGCCTGGAATTTAACTAAACCAATGCGGTTATTAAGACAGGGTTTTTTTCGAGTATCACAAGGTGATCTTTCGGTTCGATTATTTGATAAATTAGAATATCGGCATGATGAGATAAGCGAAGTAGGTAAAGATTTTGATATGATGGTTGAACAACTCAATATCTTAATCTCAGATCGTCAAGCATTGTTGCATGATGTATCGCACGAACTTAGAACGCCGCTGGCGCGTTTGCAGTTAGCTATTGGGCTTGCTCAGCAGAATAAACAAAATATCGATACTTGTTTAGCAAGAATTGAGCTGGAATCCGAACGATTAGATCAGTTAATTGGCGAAATATTAAAATATTCCCGTTCCGAAATGAACAATCGTAATGATGAATATTTTGACTTGAAAGATTTATTAAGTGTAGTGATCAATGACGCTAACTATGAAGCAAATCATCAATCAATTGATGTGCATTTTATCCCTTCAACCATTAATCATTCGATAGTCAAAGGCAATTCAGAACAGATACGTCGCGCGATTGAAAATATTATTCGTAATGCGATTCGCTTTTCACAATCTGGGCAAGCTATTGAGGTCTCGTTAAAAGAAACGAACAAATATTTACAAATAGAAGTTAAAGATCGCGGACCAGGTGTTGAATGGAATAAATTATCCAGTATTTTTGAACCATTTGTTCGTATTCAGTCACCACAACTTGGTAAGGGTTATGGATTGGGATTAGCTATTGCTCGAAAAACCGTCGTTATGCACAACGGTACTATTAAAGCAGCTAATCGAGAAGGAGGTGGACTTGTTGTGACTATATATTTACCGTATTGGCGTAAATTACAAACAATTGCACCTAGTAACACTCGCTATTAA
- a CDS encoding M15 family metallopeptidase gives MAHSIPLNKLTGQFDEKKDRDFISLDSTVLPVNKNGMYLQKEPTEQLIKAYNDFKKRHPDIPFIVVSATRNYTYQNGIWQRKWDALLKKINDPQNIATEILKFSSMPGTSRHHWGTDIDITSVSSDFFRQDKKGIILYKWLQENMPKYGFCQAFNEGRKGGYLPEEWHWSYQPIASQYIAQYKQILDSEPNKIIQTLTFTGHDKIKLRDLIKEYVLSVNSECY, from the coding sequence ATGGCACATTCAATTCCATTAAATAAACTTACAGGGCAATTTGACGAAAAAAAAGACAGAGATTTTATATCATTAGATTCAACCGTTTTACCTGTTAACAAAAACGGAATGTATCTACAAAAAGAGCCTACAGAGCAACTAATCAAAGCTTATAATGATTTTAAGAAGAGACATCCAGATATTCCTTTTATTGTGGTAAGTGCAACTCGTAATTACACGTATCAAAATGGCATTTGGCAACGTAAATGGGATGCATTGTTAAAAAAAATCAATGATCCACAAAACATTGCAACGGAAATTTTAAAATTTTCATCAATGCCTGGTACTTCGAGACACCATTGGGGTACAGACATTGATATCACTAGTGTGTCATCCGATTTTTTTAGGCAGGATAAAAAAGGCATTATTCTCTATAAATGGTTGCAAGAAAATATGCCTAAGTACGGTTTTTGCCAAGCCTTTAACGAAGGTCGTAAAGGTGGCTATCTTCCTGAAGAGTGGCATTGGTCATACCAACCTATTGCCAGTCAATATATTGCTCAGTATAAACAGATATTAGACAGTGAACCGAATAAAATTATCCAAACCCTGACCTTTACAGGGCATGATAAAATTAAATTACGGGACTTAATTAAAGAATACGTATTGTCCGTTAATAGCGAGTGTTACTAG
- a CDS encoding bifunctional tRNA (adenosine(37)-C2)-methyltransferase TrmG/ribosomal RNA large subunit methyltransferase RlmN has product MLKSATSNTSVINSDAANTINVHSTQEKINLLNFTRQQLRDFFISLGEKPFRADQVMKWIYHFGIDDFDLMTDINKKLREQLKKLAEIKAPKIALEQRSSDGTIKWALDVGNNQMIESVYIPERDRATLCVSSQVGCALECKFCSTAQQGFNRNLTVSEIIGQVWRASNAIGVTGKLADRPITNVVMMGMGEPLLNLSNVAPAMEIMLDDFGYGLSKRRVTLSTSGVVPALDKLAGMIDVALAISLHAPNDEIRSEIMPINQKYNMAMLRDSILRYLSTSNANHGKVTIEYVLLNQINDSVEHAHELAKFLKNVPSKINLIPWNPFPGAPYSRCSNTRIDRFMKTLMGYGFTVIVRKTRGDDIDAACGQLAGEVVDRTKRTLYKKQNLVQKTA; this is encoded by the coding sequence ATGTTAAAATCTGCTACATCTAACACGTCTGTAATTAATTCAGATGCTGCTAATACAATTAATGTTCATTCAACACAAGAAAAAATAAATCTACTCAATTTTACGCGTCAGCAATTGCGTGATTTTTTTATATCGCTTGGGGAAAAGCCCTTTAGAGCTGATCAAGTGATGAAATGGATCTATCATTTTGGGATAGATGATTTTGATCTGATGACCGACATCAACAAAAAGCTCCGTGAACAACTAAAAAAATTAGCTGAAATTAAAGCGCCTAAAATTGCTCTTGAACAGCGATCATCGGATGGTACCATTAAATGGGCATTAGATGTGGGTAATAATCAGATGATTGAATCGGTTTATATCCCTGAACGTGATCGAGCAACTTTGTGCGTATCATCACAAGTGGGCTGTGCGCTGGAATGCAAATTTTGTTCAACTGCTCAGCAAGGTTTTAATCGCAATTTAACCGTTTCTGAAATTATTGGTCAGGTTTGGCGAGCATCAAATGCGATTGGTGTCACAGGCAAATTAGCCGATCGGCCGATCACGAATGTTGTTATGATGGGTATGGGTGAACCTTTACTTAATTTATCTAATGTTGCACCAGCCATGGAAATCATGTTAGATGATTTTGGTTATGGTTTATCAAAAAGACGCGTCACACTTTCAACCTCTGGTGTAGTACCGGCATTAGATAAATTGGCAGGAATGATTGATGTTGCCTTAGCGATTTCACTTCATGCACCAAATGATGAAATCCGCAGTGAAATTATGCCAATCAACCAAAAATATAATATGGCCATGCTGCGTGATTCAATTTTACGTTATCTATCAACATCAAATGCTAATCACGGTAAGGTGACAATCGAATACGTTTTACTCAATCAAATCAATGATAGTGTTGAACATGCGCATGAGCTGGCAAAGTTCTTAAAAAATGTGCCAAGTAAAATCAATTTAATTCCATGGAATCCATTCCCTGGCGCACCTTATTCTCGTTGTTCAAATACCCGAATTGATCGCTTTATGAAAACATTAATGGGGTATGGATTTACGGTTATTGTTCGCAAAACCCGCGGTGATGATATTGATGCCGCTTGCGGGCAGCTTGCTGGTGAAGTGGTTGATCGAACTAAACGAACCTTGTATAAAAAGCAAAACCTTGTTCAGAAAACAGCATAA